TtgaaactctgttcttgttccctttGCGCGTgctatcatctccatgcttgatcttgcttcaatgttcatccttcttgttgaagctagacccttcatttgtaagcaaaacaaccgtatccaatttaggcagcatcatattctcagcaacattagaatcgttaccaagaaacaaaagtacctgataatttaattggcgtgcgcgagctctagtaattggtccagtatatgtagctgcAGGGATCGTGGGTATAACtgtagtattgatgtcctcatcacccttaTGAGCAATACCTTATCATTGCTGCAAAAAAGAGCAAAGTCATGTCATAGTTGGTTGCTGACATGTCATCCTGATCATGTCTAGCACGAGGTCTAGTTGACGTGTCAGACCTTCTGAATCAAGAGAAGACATAAGTATAGGGACCGTCGTGCAAATTTGTCTTCCACCGTGAAGAGACATCGTCACAAAAATCACTGGCAATCCTTAGGTAGGACAAGTACGGCGGGATCCAGCATGGAGACAGCCCGGCGATCCACCGGCAACTCCTCGTCGGACGGCTTCTTGCCTCCCGGATCGGACGCTGAGGACGAGAGGTATTGCAACGCTAGCTCCGCGCTCAGGACGCCTAGCTCCATCGCCACCCCCCGCCCCTCCTCCGAATTCTGGGACCACCAGATGGACCTTCTCATGGACAACCTCATCGCCAACTTTCCTAGGAGCCACCAACTGAGTCGCCTCCACCAACCGCACGCACCACGACCAGATCCTCCCACCGCGGCTCTCCTGCGGCGGTGTTGGGTTTTGATACACCGGCTCTTCTGCCACGCACTCATCCTGTTGAGGTAGCGTTAACATTTACTCCCTCCCTTCCGTATTATAAGTCGTTTTGGCTTTTTCAGACAACTCCAAAAACCAGCAAAGTGACATGTTTACCCCTGTTCCAAAATACTCCTACACAGGTTAATACAGCCAAATTTCAGAATAACACACGCAAGCGATCCAGCAGATCGGCCTCCCCCAGCAGCTCCTCGCCTCTACCAGGCCATCTCCCCCTTCCCTTCAGGTCTCCCGCAGATCGCCGGCGTCGCCCCCAGGTCGTTTCCCTAGGTCGCCCAAGCTCGGCCCAGGCTGTCCTCGTTTCAAGTCGCCGGCACCGCCAATCGCCTCGCTTCAGGTCGCCCAGGCCAGCCGGCGCCGCCCCCCAGATCGAGGTCACCGGCAGCTAATCGCCTCGCTTCAGGTCGCCCAAAGCGCGCTGCCATGGTGGGCGCCCCGAGAGGACGACTACGGCGTCTTCAGGTACCACTCTCCGACCAGGGATATTTGTGGAAAGTGCAGAAAATGTTTGAACTACGAAATTTTGTACTGAattctctaaaatgacttataaaacggaacagagggagtagcaaaGTAAATTGCTTGCGTAGATGGATGTGTGGATGCGTTCCATCCCCCTGTTTGGCTTATCATTTCTGCACAATCGCACTTGCGGGATAGGGCCAAGTTGTTTCCACGGAAACAAAGATGATTTTTGTAGTTTCTAGGAGCAACTGTGCTTGGGGTTGGGGGTATTTTTGGTCACCGTTTATAGAGTTTACAGCCACTTCTGCGGTTTCAATACTGTGATACTCATCCATTTCTCAACTGGATTACACCTAGCTTTAGTTAaccttgaatgattcaaagcaacaCATTGAAATAAAGTGGACAAAATGTAGAAGTAGATGGCTTGCTAGTGCTACTAGCACAACTCTGTAGGTCGTGCATCGTTTGATAGACGATAACTCTACAATTTGTATCAGGTCTAGATAGTCAGACTCTTTGTGGTCTTCTACATGAAAAGGAAATAAGTAGATGGCTTGCTGTTGCTCCCTTGCTTGATCAAATTGTGTGTTACTCCTTCCGTCTCCAAAAACAAGGCGTATAATTGTTGTCTCAAGTCAAATGGTGCAATGTTTAACCCAAGTTTGTAGAAAAAATTATTAGCATGTAAAACACAAAATTGGTATCACCAAATAGACAATAAAATATATTTCCATATTATATCTTTTTAGTATTGTATACTCCAAAACACTCTTatatgtgggacggagggagtagttgttaatagTTCCTTCTACAAATATGGTCAAATTTTGTACCATTTGACTTGAGACAAAATTTACTGGCCTTCTTTtgggggacggagggagtatagtataAATCAATGTGTTTTCAACTGCGTTCTTAGACTGATGTATCTCGTTCCAATTATAGGTGGACAACATTGATGAAAGTGACTTATTTGATGATATGGTTCAAGAGATGGAACAGATTTTACTCAATTCAGGGGAGCCGCGTGAAAGTGGACCTTCTACTGATAACCGCGTTAATAATGCTCACCAAAATCAGCATTTCAGAGATGGCAGCACCACTGCCTCTACCTCTGGTATAGATGATGCATATGTATATCCCCTTTCTCGCAATCTTTCGAAAATTGATTCGGTGGAGGTTGTGGGGGCAAAGCAAAGAACAGGGGATGTTTCTTTCGGCGAGCGGATGGTTGGGGTCAAAGAGTACACTGTATACTTGTTGAAAGTGAGGAGTGGCGAAGATGAGTGGGAAATTGAGCGTCGATACCGTGAATTTTATGCACTTTATCAACAACTCAAGCTCTTCTTTTCTGAGAAAGGATTGAGTCTTCCACCCACATGGATAAATGTTGAGAAAGAGTCCAGTAAAATGTTTGGGAATGCATCCCCAGATGTTGTCAATGGAAGAAGTGGTCTTATTCAAGACTGCTTATGCTCTTTGCTCGCCTCTAATTATCCCTTTGGAACACCCTCCCCTCTGGTTAATTTTTTGTCACCGGGGACACCTGCTTATGAACAAAGCTTTTTAAAGATGCTTTTTCCGCGATCTTTGAAAAGGCTGAGCAGCGATTTACATACCAAAGATTCAGACTGCAATGGAGCTCTGCACAAGGATTCTACCTCGATGGGCAAGACGATATCACTTGTTGTGGAGGATAGGCCTCAGAAGTCGACTAGACAGTTGTTGGAGTTTCAACACTACAATTGTGCGGGATGTCATAGGCATTTGGATGCTGGACGAACATTGCTGCAAGAACTTGTACAAACTATTGGATGGAACAAGCCTCGGTTTTGTGCTTACACTGGACAATTATTTTGTGCCTCTTGTCACACAAATGATACCGCGGTTCTGCCAGCAAGAGTTTTGCACCACTGGGATTTTTCTTTATATCCAGTTTCCCAGCTAGCAAAAGCATTTTTGGACTCCATCTATGACCAGGTAGAGATACTTACTCTATGTTTTTCTTTAGTTTGTTAATTCTTGTTTATTCATACCGTGCCTGGAATGTACCACAGAATATAATAATTTTACTTGTGTGCTTTGCCTTGGCCCTATTAAATGGATtgtttttttttttcattttcagccTATGCTCTGTGTAACTGCTGTCAACCCTTTCCTTTTTGCTAAAGTGCCTGCTCTGCTTAACATCATGAGTATCCGGAAGAAAATAGCTGCCATGCTTCCTTGTCTCCAATGTCCTTTTCAGAACTCCATATTTAGAGGATTAGGAGTTCGAAGATACCTTCTTGATGGGAATGACTTTTTTGCGCTTCGTGACCTTGTCGATCTCTCGAAGGGAGCTTTTGCAGGTATTTCTCATCCATGAACTTATATGTTATTGAGTTTGTGACTTTTATCAATTGACGACAGTGTAAAAGATGTACATGTATTTTGTTGCTGGCGAGGTTAAATTTGTTTAGTGTGTGAGAGTTTAGCTGACATGCTTTGGTGGTGGCGTAAAAGATGTACACATGTCAATCAGATTAATATTTGCTCGCTATTTCTTCATTATTTTGGTATATCAAACAGAAATTGCAGCCTGCTTAGAACTATTGAAGTTAGGATACTGAGACCCTGTTCTAAGGAGCTTCAGCTTCCGCAACATCCCTGAGTATCTCGTCTAGAAGAAATAATTAGATCATGAATATCTTTTTTTGTTTCTAACATATGTTTGATATGGATGTTTCATATGCAAGGTCCTGTGGTTATTGTTCTGACTAACGTTTGATGATACAAAAATTGGACTAAAAATAGCAAGCCATTAGATAAAAGTTGAAATCGTAATCTCAAGGTGTTTCCTGCATAACTGATACAAAATCTGTTCTTGACACAGCACTTCCAGTTAAGGTGCAGACCGTATCAAATAGGATACTTGAACATATCACGGagcaatgccttgtgtgctatgatGCTGGCTTTCCTTGTGCTGCTCGACAAGCTTGTGATGACCCCCTGGCTCTTATTTTTCCATTTCAGGTGCGCTGCCGAATCTTCGATTTATGATTTCTAAGCAGCCTCATCTTCATTCCTAAGGAAAACTTTTATGTTAATTTCAGGAAGATGAAGCTACAAGATGTGGTTCTTGTGGGTCAATTTTCCACAAACAATGCTTCAGGAAAATTAGTGTCTGCCCCTGTGGTAAGAGTGCCAGCACAGGCACGAAAATCGTGGCACTAGAACAAGCTATAGAATACGGCTCAAACAGGCTGTCAACTGAGTTCATCCCACCCCCTTCTTTTTCTTCATCGTCAAGATTTTTCGCCGGTATTCTTTCGAAAGCAAGGTCAGATAGGATTTGGAAACCGAGAGACAGCAATCCTGTGATTTTGATGGATTCATTGCTGGATACGTCTATGTGAGTTCAGCTTAGCTGCATGTGTGGGGTTTATCATAACAATTTTTTACTTGCGCGAATGCTGTATATTTTGCTGCGACAGTATAGCAAAGAGAAGGGATTCTCACTGCTGTTTCTGTATGTTGTGCAAATTTAACTTCTGCTGTTTGCATGGGAAGTTTGATGATTAGCCGCTATTTTTAAACAAAATGCTCATAGGAGACTATAACTTTCAACCTTGATCAGAAAATTTTGAACtaggaatgggatgaaacttgactTACTGAAGCTAAAAAATATTTGTGCTCGGCAAGACACCCACAACAAAACAAAACCAGAGTAACCATAGAATATGCAAAATAGGAACTAGACAGAATATTTATGTTCTACTTTTACATTTGAAGTTACAGCACTGAAAAAATTGAGGGAAACACACTTTATTACTCGACGATATGCAGATCATGAGGTGAAACAAGCCACAACCCCTTCGTTCAACGTGAAAACTTCCTGTTTTACTTGTGAACTGGTTGTGAACTCTTGTTTTCATTTGTGGACTGGTTTGTAGTATGAGAACCCGAACCTAAATTATGCTATTTATCTATCTATGCGACTATGTGGGTGTGAATTTGATGTGAGAATTGCGATCTGATTACCATATTTGTTAAGCAATTATGTTGAACCATCGACATTGTCCATCGAAGGAAGAATGAATTAACTAAAAAAATGCAGTATTTGTTAAGCACTTGCGATGACTTCAGTAAAACAGTACGCTTCCTATCAATTGTTTTTTCATTTTTAGTAATTAATATGTACATACAAACGTATCTCCGTATCCTAGTTTTTAGAAAATTGTAGTGCCAGGCGTATCCCCGTACCCCGTATCCGATACGTATCCAAGTATTCATGCAAAGTAGCCGATAAATTGTTCAAAGTAGACATAACAAACAGTTAAGACATGAAGATCAAACATGCAACATATTGTTCACCTAGACAAGGACATCAACACATAAAGCATAAATGCGAAGATCAATCATAAAACATCACTAATGACTTCCATTGCCATTGCCACTCCCAGTACCGTAGCCATCCAGGCTGCCATGTGCACTCGCACCTCCTACCACTTTGATGCCAAAATTTGTGCCTTGGTGTTATCAAGATATTGCAACTGAGCAGCGTCAAGTCTTGCAAGGTTAGTGAGCATGATCTTGTATTCTTGCTCCATTATTTTTGTCTGCACTTTGTTTACAGAGACTATCAGtggaagtgctagttatcgactagaggggggggggggttggataggcgatttttatgaaagtcttcaagacGGGCAATGTCTTCGAAGACAGACAACCAAATACAACCTAGACAGtatgcagtggaagataaactacactagccATGCCATAGTCAAGGAGATAGTAGAGAGTAAACACAAAGACAGATAGCAGCTAGGTAGAATGGATCAGaataggaagatagtatgaagccaaatatgaaaacaaagaaaaatgtcttcacacagtgaagtcaaacagagcaagcaagcaatgacttcacgaagctaAACAATAAGTAAAGGGTGAAGTGATAGAACTAGTTGCTtgacgaagacaaggatttggtagaccagttccagttgctgtgacaattgtacgtctggttagggaggctgagattgaactcagaagatcgcgtcttcaccttattccccttgagctaaggacacttagtcctcgcccaatcactctggtaagtcttcaaggtagacttccaaaccttcacagacttcgttcaccggtgatccacaatgaccttGGATCCTCATAATGCGACACACAACCGACTGGAAGGTCACAatcttcaagtgtaataagtcttcagatcacgcggacagaaagacttcagtgatgccaaacactctttggtctttgggtgttttgggctttgtcctcgcaaggattctctctcaaaggcttcggaggtgggtttctctcaaacgacaataGTCGTGCACTAATTCTAAGGAGCCACCAATTTatagtgtagggggtgggctatttatagccaggaggtaacctgacatgatatgtccgaaatgaccctgggtcactaaggaacctacacatgtccaacggtcagattttaaacacacgcgacagcttgacttgggctacaagcaaagctgactcatccaactctagataagattttctctcattgtcttcactcgaagacataggttttgggttgagcatcacatcagtcttctaactttgttcacttggaccccacttaacagttcggtggttcctatgactcaggaAAGAAGAAAACGAAACTACAAAAAAAaactatgtcttcacactccattgtattcaagtgaatgtcttcacgaaccaccattgtctttaatgtcttcatgcatttttaggggtcatctccgacgagtaaaccgaatcaatgagggacttctacctgtgttctcctgtgaatctcacaaacacattagtccctcaaccacgtttgtcatcaatactccaaaaccaactaggggttgcactagatgcacttacaatctccccatttttggcgactgatgacaaactggttgaagttttcaacgaggataaaaatatgtgaaagttaaagtacgtggtcattggcttcatgaagttgaaagggctccccctgaagatgtgcatataagtaatttgcttttgaatgcaaatgcacattgcAGGTTTTTCTTTGTGGAGATCTCCTTCTGTTCAtgaagtgatgcggagcatcccaaggtcatccccatggatctacctatgtctcccacgacaccacttggaccaatgacaagagcacgagccaaggctatcgaagataaggtgaactcgctcctctccgaactaccactttctatgcatgagacatggctactacctcaagtggaaaccctatgtgtgatcaggtacatggaggaaagccacggatcagctacacccaatggacaagacggcgaggacaccaagctcaatggacaagaagaaggactgctcgaaactcccagtcaccggacgaccggcgaccctCGGACGTCCGACGAACtccaggcaccggacgaccggccccctccggacgaccggcgcTACCACACCTGCGCAAAAATGCCGGACTTCCGAAGACTACCGGACGACCAACGCCTCGGAtatccgaccccgaccggacgtccgaccccagcccatccgagccgaatctacggacgccCGACAAGCACCGGACGTCCGGGCCCTcgtgagcctccggacgaccgataACCACTgcacgtccgacgcctgtgtgctgattccgtgttgggccgaagcccatgtacccccttcgacctctaagactatatatagacctcctcctcttttctagggttagcgttgtgatagctcatattagagatagagcctcgcgcatccacatcggatctactcctctagagagaccgcggcccctctacggagaagatccccttggattcaagacccccttttgggtggccccatcaagacctcctttggagaagaaccagttaccgtgtattgtcccttgttgatcgtggatcgtgtgaACTCTTTCATGTTCgagaatctagcacatgtgtgatcgttcttgttggttttagtgtttctctcgtgtttcccctcgtgttcatcgtgttcatcacgggatccgctcctttcgtgaaagatcggccatctagggttccacccttgtaacgccctcgatgcgactatagctcccacgtgtcgaggcacgacttagagacataatcgcattgaaggcatatgtcgcaagttaggcaatcttcacaacatcccatgtaatatgaataataaaggggagaacatagttggcttacactcgccacgtcaatcaagaacataaataacattacatcatccaaaatactcatggcccgactacggcgccaaaatagaagaaaaacccaacatgcgacaacggtcccaatcacccccaactgggcaccactactgatcatcgggaaaggaaacgtagtaacgttgagagtcttcgtcgaactcccacttgagctcgtactcgtcacctggagaggaatcacctggacctgcatctacagttatagtatctgtgagccacagggactcagcaatctcgcaccctcgcgatcaagactatttaagcttataggaagggtaaggcaaatacatgtggagctgcagcaagcgactagcatatatggtggctatcttatatgcaaaggagagcgagaagagggggcaaagcgcaagcgagaaaaactagaggaacaacctgcgcaagcattactctaacaccgtgtccacttcccagactccgccgagaagaggccatcacggtaacacactcagttgattcattttaattaattaaggttcaagttatctacaaccggacattaacaaattcccatctgcccataaccgcgggcacggctttcgaaagttcaatccctgcaggggagtcccaacttagcccatgacaagctctcacggtcaacgaaggaatagacctcgtcccaagacgttccgatcagactcggtatctcggtaacacaagacacttcgacaggttaaaacaagaccagcaacaccgcccgaatgtgccgacaaatctcgataggagctgcacatatctctttctcagggcacactcagatgagctctcgatacaactaaaaccaaacctcgagtttccccgagggggcgctgcatgggactctagtttggaccaacactcagaggagcgctggcccgggaggggggggtttaaataagatgacccgtgggctccggaaacccgagggaaaaagagactaggtggcaaatggtaagaccaaggttgggcattgctggaaaagctttaatgaaggcaaactatcaaggggttcccattataacccaaccgcgtaaggaacgcaaaatccgggaacataacaccgatatgatggaaactagggcgggaagagtggaacaaaacactaggcgagaggccgagccttccaccctttaccaagtatatagatgcattaagataacatagcaatataatgatatcccaacaagtaaataaatgttccaacaaggaacggctccaaacttcacctgcaactagcaacgctataagaggggctgagcaaagcggtaacatagccaatcaacggtttgctaggacatggtgggttagaggttcaacatggcaattgggaggctgacaagcaaaaggtaggcattgtagcattggcatagcaagagcgagcaaactagcatagcaaagatagtagtgatttcgagggtatgatcatcttgcctgcacagttgtcagagttgactggatcctcacaagcaaactcaacgggctcctcggtagcgaactcgtctcccggctctacccaaacaagacaaacaagcaacaaggacacaatcaaccacgtgcaagaccaagcaatatgatgaaatgatgatatgctatgcgggatgcgatgcgggatgtcaaatgcaagatatgacaggaatgcatgaacctggcctcaacttggaattccaagggtgccactggaaagatgagatgaaatcgcttgaaaatgatattaagaacgccggaatcggagttacggtttggaaatggcaagcgtttcaaaatgacaccggtctgcgatttacagcaagtaggcatctaaatgcaatgaaatgaacatgctacagcacccaaacatgacaacaaaacgcatggcagggatgtacacaagatgcttaacaaaaatctagcactgagctacggccaattcatcaattaacaggttcaaacaagcatggcaaaaacgcaaatgcaaaacagattccagacagtgaaattaacacttgtctgaaatttcagatcacggagccctcttcggagcagcaaaacaacatgatacatgaccttattaagacaagtaagaacatggcatggagctactcaacaagtttAACAAAAGacgcaaagtgacctggggccaaaaggtttcacaaaatatactaacgggcacacgaacatagctaaaacacaatcaattttcagactttgtgaaaactgagacatgctgaaatataactcacgaaggcacgtttacgagctcgatgcactcatcacggtgcaagtcatggcaagacaagcatacatccattaagaaggcacaaaatgctagctagacatggcaagaacaatggcatagcatgcacggatcaactacaataacatcggcaaaatcgcaaacaagttgacgatctgcccagattcacaacgaagcgaaagtacagctcgattgactcaagctagggtgatccataattgcaaaaaagacatggatggatagagcataacatgattagcaaaactcctttactgatcatcctcaaaagaggcacggattattagaaaacaagctgaacatatggcatcatgaactaaataatcccaggcttagtgaaaactactaagtccctgaaaacagatttgccgggtgcctcactttgcaagcttgcacaagtcaccacacacatcctaaaaatgcatgggttgcacctatggaaataagacaaaatccttaacaaaacatatgaaggactcacaggcatatcatgcacacaataatcatggcaaaaatgacaaaagtctaagatgaactagcagatctgacaattaactcacgaagccctcttctaacagcatttcgggcatcaagatgagctcaaatgaaaatgatgcaatggaatgaaatgatatactcgtcgagacgaacattccgatatgctatatgcccaaatcggagctacggatgcaaagttacggagcctcgaacatagcaacttggactaaaaatttagggacttagtgaaaaaaacacCCCTCTCTCAGATCAGATCTAGGGTTTTTTTACCCCGCGCACGAACCGAGGCGGCCGGAGCGCCATTCGCCGGCGACAGGCAGGGCGGCGGCCGGCGTGAGGAGGTGAGGCGGGGCCGGCGATGGCGaccggtggtggtggcggagcggcgccgggcggcgacggctcgcggcggaggcggcggcccgcggcgaggcgaggtggcaggtggccccgggcggcggcggctgccggcGGGCGGAGCGAGGAGGCGGCAGAGNNNNNNNNNNNNNNNNNNNNNNNNNNNNNNNNNNNNNNNNNNNNNNNNNNNNNNNNNNNNNNNNNNNNNNNNNNNNNNNNNNNNNNNNNNNNNNNNNNNNNNNNNNNNNNNNNNNNNNNNNNNNNNNNNNNNNNNNNNNNNNNNNNNNNNNNNNNNNNNNNNNNNNNNNNNNNNNNNNNNNNNNNNNNNNNNNNNNNNNNNNNNNNNNNNNNNNNNNNNNNNNNNNNNNNNNNNNNNNNNNNNNNNNNNNNNNNNNNNNNNNNNNNNNNNNNNNNNNNNNNNNNNNNNNNNNNNNNNNNNNNNNNNAAATTAGGGTTTCGAGGGGGAGAGAGATCCGAAAAAcgggggggggggctatttataggcataagtggagctaggagagtccaaatgaggtgcggttttcggccatgcgatcgtgatcgaacgctctagatgattgagctgagtttggtgggttttgggccaaattggaggggtgttgggctgcaacacacacgaggcctttgcggtcccgcggttaaccgttggagtatcaaacgaagtccaaatgatacgaaacttgacaggcggtctaccggtagtaaaccaaggccgcttggcaagcctcggtccaatctggaaatgtttaatccccacacacgaaagaaagctagaaatgaccaccggaggagaacgaagcgccggaatgcaaaacggacaacagggaaaatgctcgaatgcatgagatgaacacgtatgcaaatgcaatgcacatgatgacatgatatgagatgcatgacaaaggcaacaacacacggagacaaagtaccgaacccgagaaataaatataacttaacgccggaaatggcaagagttggagtacaaatagggaaagttatatctggggtgttacaacactccaccactacgaaaagatctcgtcccgagatctaggactgaaagaacgccgagtactcagaacggaggtgatcctctcgttcccaggtagcttcacagtcggaatggtgcgaccacttgactttgagaaatttgattgacttgttgcgagtcttgcgttcagtctcttcaagaatagcaactgggtgctcatgataagagagatcttcttggagctcaatgtcctcgaagttgatggtgcgatcaggagtcttgaagcacttttgaagctgagagacatggaacacgtcatgaacatttgcaaagtttgaaggaagctcgagttgataggcgaggtcgcctctcttgctgacaatcttgaaaggtcccacgtatctaggggcaagcttccctttgataccgaagcgacgagtacctttcataggagagacacggaggtaaacatgatcttcgatctcgagagccaaatcacggtgcttactatcatagtagctcttctggcgggattgggctgctttgaggttatcacgaatgactttgcacatttcttctgcttctgtgattaagtcattacccagcagctgacgttcaccggtttc
The Triticum dicoccoides isolate Atlit2015 ecotype Zavitan chromosome 3A, WEW_v2.0, whole genome shotgun sequence genome window above contains:
- the LOC119268108 gene encoding uncharacterized protein LOC119268108: MVGAPRGRLRRLQVDNIDESDLFDDMVQEMEQILLNSGEPRESGPSTDNRVNNAHQNQHFRDGSTTASTSGIDDAYVYPLSRNLSKIDSVEVVGAKQRTGDVSFGERMVGVKEYTVYLLKVRSGEDEWEIERRYREFYALYQQLKLFFSEKGLSLPPTWINVEKESSKMFGNASPDVVNGRSGLIQDCLCSLLASNYPFGTPSPLVNFLSPGTPAYEQSFLKMLFPRSLKRLSSDLHTKDSDCNGALHKDSTSMGKTISLVVEDRPQKSTRQLLEFQHYNCAGCHRHLDAGRTLLQELVQTIGWNKPRFCAYTGQLFCASCHTNDTAVLPARVLHHWDFSLYPVSQLAKAFLDSIYDQPMLCVTAVNPFLFAKVPALLNIMSIRKKIAAMLPCLQCPFQNSIFRGLGVRRYLLDGNDFFALRDLVDLSKGAFAALPVKVQTVSNRILEHITEQCLVCYDAGFPCAARQACDDPLALIFPFQEDEATRCGSCGSIFHKQCFRKISVCPCGKSASTGTKIVALEQAIEYGSNRLSTEFIPPPSFSSSSRFFAGILSKARSDRIWKPRDSNPVILMDSLLDTSM